A single region of the Aurantiacibacter sp. MUD11 genome encodes:
- a CDS encoding AMP nucleosidase, whose product MTTTVEQIDDILDRLESIYDASRNNLVEALGHFATDRTAPGKADRAAGAFAYPELILRYASDEVQNYPARAYARLNQAGTYRSSIADPALFRPYLKEQLTHLVRDYSIELEAARSADEIPYQYVLDSAQEEIRGLSSAELVRHFPSTDLVNIGDEVADGTWASSGDDSRPLALFDAQRTDFSLARLRHYTGTPAEHCQRYVLFTNYIRYVEEFIDFALEALADPDSGYDSFSAPGALIERGDLEDARARIVAGTWRKHQMPAYHLRGKDNCGITLVNIGVGPSNAKTICDHIAVLRPEVWLMIGHCGGLRPSQKIGDYVLAHAYLRDDNVLDSALPPEIPIPPIAEVQTAMFNAARSVTGDADETLKSRLRTGTIVTTDDRNWELHYTRSALRFNQSRAVGIDMESATVAAQGYRFRVPYGTLLCVSDKPLHGEIKLPGQANAFYERSISQHLRIGIETIGLLREEGDSLHSRKLRSFDEPPLR is encoded by the coding sequence GTGACGACGACGGTTGAACAGATTGACGATATCCTGGACCGGCTGGAGAGCATCTACGATGCCTCGCGCAACAACCTCGTCGAAGCTCTTGGACATTTCGCCACGGATCGCACCGCGCCGGGCAAGGCGGACCGGGCGGCGGGCGCCTTCGCCTATCCCGAACTGATCCTGCGCTATGCCAGCGACGAGGTGCAGAACTATCCCGCGCGCGCCTATGCTCGGCTCAACCAGGCGGGCACCTATCGCAGCTCGATTGCCGATCCGGCACTGTTCCGGCCCTACCTGAAAGAGCAGCTGACGCACCTGGTGCGCGACTATTCGATCGAGTTGGAAGCCGCGCGTTCCGCCGACGAAATCCCCTACCAGTATGTGCTCGACAGCGCGCAGGAGGAAATCCGCGGCCTCTCCAGCGCGGAGCTGGTGCGGCATTTCCCCTCCACCGACCTCGTCAACATCGGCGACGAGGTGGCGGACGGCACCTGGGCCAGCAGCGGGGACGACAGTCGCCCGCTGGCGCTGTTCGATGCCCAGCGCACCGATTTCAGCCTTGCCCGCCTGCGCCACTACACCGGCACCCCGGCGGAGCACTGCCAGCGCTACGTGCTGTTCACCAACTATATCCGCTACGTCGAGGAGTTCATCGACTTCGCGCTGGAGGCGCTCGCCGATCCCGATAGCGGCTACGACAGCTTCTCCGCCCCCGGTGCGCTGATCGAGCGCGGCGACCTCGAGGATGCGCGGGCGCGGATCGTTGCCGGCACCTGGCGCAAGCACCAGATGCCGGCCTACCACCTGCGCGGGAAGGACAATTGCGGCATCACGCTGGTGAACATCGGCGTCGGCCCGTCCAACGCCAAGACCATCTGCGATCACATCGCCGTGCTGCGCCCCGAAGTCTGGCTGATGATCGGCCACTGCGGCGGCCTGCGCCCCAGCCAGAAGATCGGCGACTACGTGCTCGCCCATGCCTACCTGCGCGACGACAACGTGCTCGACAGCGCGCTGCCGCCGGAAATCCCGATCCCGCCGATTGCCGAGGTGCAGACCGCCATGTTCAACGCCGCGCGCAGCGTGACGGGCGATGCCGACGAGACGCTGAAGAGCCGCCTGCGTACCGGCACCATCGTCACCACCGATGACCGGAACTGGGAACTGCACTACACGCGCTCCGCGCTGCGCTTCAACCAGAGCCGCGCGGTGGGCATCGACATGGAATCGGCGACGGTGGCCGCGCAGGGCTATCGCTTCCGTGTACCCTACGGAACGCTGCTGTGCGTCTCCGACAAGCCGCTGCACGGCGAAATCAAGCTGCCTGGACAGGCCAACGCTTTCTACGAACGCTCGATCAGCCAGCACCTGCGCATCGGTATCGAGACCATCGGCCTGCTGCGCGAGGAAGGCGACAGCCTGCACAGCCGCAAGCTGCGCAGCTTCGACGAACCGCCGCTGCGTTGA
- a CDS encoding S1/P1 nuclease gives MKKTIVASLAIAMLSTATPALAWGPIGHRISAEIAEQNVSGRTRAEIEKILGHEGLPEASTWPDEERSNPAPFWQETASPFHYVTLPEGRTADMLEHPPEGDAATALEQFTATLRNPDASQEDKALALRFIVHLVGDLHQPLHAGNGTDRGGNDFIVDWFDTQTNLHWVWDEGMILRQQLSYSEYAARIEPRISSEETVAWWDADPETWIGESAELRDRIYPGTSEEWGMGTAESPAVLRYRYHWDWVDTVEHRLAQAGVRLAAYLDWVFAPEAAE, from the coding sequence ATGAAAAAGACCATTGTCGCAAGCCTTGCCATCGCAATGCTTTCCACCGCCACCCCGGCCCTTGCCTGGGGCCCCATCGGACACCGCATCAGCGCCGAGATCGCCGAGCAGAATGTCAGTGGCAGGACGCGGGCGGAGATCGAGAAGATCCTCGGCCACGAAGGCCTGCCGGAAGCCAGTACCTGGCCGGACGAGGAACGGTCCAACCCGGCCCCGTTCTGGCAGGAAACCGCCTCGCCATTCCACTATGTGACACTGCCCGAAGGCCGGACCGCAGACATGCTGGAACACCCGCCCGAAGGCGACGCGGCGACCGCGCTGGAGCAATTCACTGCCACCCTGCGCAACCCCGATGCCTCGCAGGAAGACAAGGCGCTGGCGCTTCGCTTCATCGTCCACCTCGTGGGCGATCTGCACCAGCCGCTGCACGCCGGGAACGGCACGGACCGGGGCGGCAACGATTTCATCGTCGACTGGTTCGACACGCAGACCAATCTGCACTGGGTGTGGGACGAGGGGATGATCCTACGCCAGCAGCTGTCCTATTCCGAATATGCCGCTCGCATCGAGCCGCGCATTTCGTCGGAAGAGACGGTAGCCTGGTGGGACGCCGATCCCGAGACCTGGATTGGCGAAAGCGCCGAACTGCGCGACCGCATCTATCCCGGCACCAGTGAGGAGTGGGGCATGGGCACGGCGGAATCGCCGGCCGTGCTGCGCTATCGCTATCACTGGGACTGGGTCGATACGGTGGAGCACCGGTTGGCGCAGGCGGGCGTCCGGCTGGCGGCCTATCTCGACTGGGTATTCGCGCCCGAAGCCGCCGAATAG